The proteins below are encoded in one region of Oryzias melastigma strain HK-1 linkage group LG9, ASM292280v2, whole genome shotgun sequence:
- the LOC112148892 gene encoding probable gluconokinase isoform X1 (The sequence of the model RefSeq protein was modified relative to this genomic sequence to represent the inferred CDS: added 38 bases not found in genome assembly) — protein MIYIIMGVSGCGKSTLGIFLSEKLNWPFHEGDSFHPKENIEKMARGEPLTDQDRIPWLLKLHEVIQREKCSGCDALVACSALKRQYRQILLHGSRALSASSPESQWDVSSSSSDVFFIYLHGEYDFIYQRLATRKGHYMRADLLRSQFDALEPPFNEENVLTLDIRKGVSEMAVEVEKHIISVKPSAGQL, from the exons aagCACTTTGGGGATTTTCCTGTCTGAaaag CTGAACTGGCCATTTCATGAAGGAGACAGCTTTCATCCGAAAGAGAACATTGAGAAGATGGCTCGTGGTGAACCACTCACAGACCAG GACAGAATTCCGTGGCTTCTCAAACTTCATGAAGTCATCCAGAG GGAAAAGTGTTCGGGCTGCGATGCTCTTGTGGCATGTTCTGCTCTGAAGCGTCAGTACAGGCAGATCCTCCTTCACGGCTCCAGGGCCCTGTCTGCCTCTTCGCCCGAGTCCCAGTGGGACgtctcatcatcttcatctgatGTCTTTTTTATCTATCTACACGGCGAATACGACTTCATTTACCAGCGGCTGGCGACCCGTAAAGGTCACTACATGAGGGCCGACCTGCTCCGTTCCCAGTTCGATGCTTTAGAGCCCCCCTTCAATGAGGAGAATGTTCTCACTCTGGACATCAGGAAGGGTGTTAGTGAAATGGCTGTAGAGGTTGAAAAGCACATCATCAGTGTGAAGCCCTCAGCAGGACAACTGTGA
- the LOC112148892 gene encoding probable gluconokinase isoform X2 — protein MKETAFIRKRTLRRWLVVNHSQTRIPWLLKLHEVIQREKCSGCDALVACSALKRQYRQILLHGSRALSASSPESQWDVSSSSSDVFFIYLHGEYDFIYQRLATRKGHYMRADLLRSQFDALEPPFNEENVLTLDIRKGVSEMAVEVEKHIISVKPSAGQL, from the exons ATGAAGGAGACAGCTTTCATCCGAAAGAGAACATTGAGAAGATGGCTCGTGGTGAACCACTCACAGACCAG AATTCCGTGGCTTCTCAAACTTCATGAAGTCATCCAGAG GGAAAAGTGTTCGGGCTGCGATGCTCTTGTGGCATGTTCTGCTCTGAAGCGTCAGTACAGGCAGATCCTCCTTCACGGCTCCAGGGCCCTGTCTGCCTCTTCGCCCGAGTCCCAGTGGGACgtctcatcatcttcatctgatGTCTTTTTTATCTATCTACACGGCGAATACGACTTCATTTACCAGCGGCTGGCGACCCGTAAAGGTCACTACATGAGGGCCGACCTGCTCCGTTCCCAGTTCGATGCTTTAGAGCCCCCCTTCAATGAGGAGAATGTTCTCACTCTGGACATCAGGAAGGGTGTTAGTGAAATGGCTGTAGAGGTTGAAAAGCACATCATCAGTGTGAAGCCCTCAGCAGGACAACTGTGA